One window of the Ictidomys tridecemlineatus isolate mIctTri1 chromosome 11, mIctTri1.hap1, whole genome shotgun sequence genome contains the following:
- the Cort gene encoding cortistatin, with amino-acid sequence MGGSRAGGKWPWACAMLLLLLWGATATALPLESGPSRQDSTHMQEVAEIKKNGLLTFLAWWHEWTSQASPGALTGGDASEVSKRQEGPPLQQPRRQDKTPCKNFFWKTFSSCK; translated from the exons GGGCCTGTGCAATGCTGCTACTGCTGCTCTGGGGGGCCACAGCCACTGCTCTTCCCCTCGAGAGTGGCCCCAGCCGCCAGGACAGCACG CATATGCAAGAAGtggcagaaataaagaaaaatggccTCCTGACTTTCCTTGCTTGGTGGCATGAGTGGACTTCTCAGGCCAGTCCTGGAGCCCTTACTGGAGGGGATGCCAGTGAGGTTTCCAAACGGCAGGAAGGCCCACCCCTTCAGCAGCCCCGTCGCCAAGATAAAACGCCCTGCAAGAACTTCTTCTGGAAGACCTTCTCCTCCTGCAAATGA